In Acidobacteriota bacterium, the genomic window AGCTTCTTGAGGCGGGGGTCTTGGCGCAGCGCTGCGGTGTGGGTCTGGTAGCGGTCACTTCCCAATTCCTGCTCTGTGTCGATTCCGGCGGCCTCGCGTGGGTAGTTGTTGCCGATCTCCACCAGCAGGTAGCTGATCCGTTCGGAATGAGAGCTGTGGCTGGACCAGAAGAAGTTGCTGCCCGAATCGCCGAAATTGCGCATCATGTTGATCCACACCTGCACCGACTGATGCAGGTCGTATCCACGGTCGGCGGCGAAGCGCAGGCCGTAGCGGTCGGACTGGTCTTCCAGGAAGCGCTGATAGCCGTTGGTGATGGCCGCTTGAGTCAGCACCAAGGTGTTGGCCACCTGCCTTTGGCCCAGGACGGCGGCCGCGATGCCGCCGATCTTCATGGCCATGCGCTTCTTGCGGTGAAACATCAACTGACGGTAGGTGTGCTCGTTGAGGGCGTGGGCGATCTCGTGTCCCAGCACGAACGCCAGTTGGGCCTCGTTCTCGAGCATCAGCAGCATGGCGGTGTTGATGCCGATGACGCCGTTGGGAAAGGCGAAGGCGTTGGGATACTTGTCGCCGTCCACCACGTAGAAGCGGAAGTCGATCTTGCGGGGATCTCCGGCGGGCAATTCGTTCTGGTAGTCGGGCACCAGGCGCTGGCCCACATAGCGCACGTAAATGGTCACAGCCTGGTCCGGGTAGGTCTTGAACTTGTAGCCTCCCACCTGGAGGCGTCCATGCTTTCCCTCGTCGGAGGGCTTCTCGGAGAGAGCCAGTTTCTTGAAAAGCTTCTCTTCGTTCTTCTCCCGGTCGTTTTTGCGGAAGACCAGGCGGGTGGCCGTGACTGTTCCGTCCTCGTTGCGCCGGCCCGTGTACTCGCAGATGTCTCCGGCGCGAACGTCCTCCAGCGAGCTCAGCGGCTGAAATTCGAAGTCCTCGGAATCCTCGTCCTCGAAGTCGTCGTCCTCTTTTTTTTCGGCTTCCTTGGCCAGCTTTTTTTCCACCCGGTTGAGTTGGAACGACACTACCGTCTGGGGCGTGATACGTATCGCCTGTCCGTCCAGACGCAACCACCCGTTCCAGCCCGAGCCGGCGGGCTCGAGATTGAGGAGGTCCTGATAGAGGACCGCAGTGCGCTGGATGTTGTTCTCGAACTGGTCGGCATCGACCGTGATCTTGCGCGCCGTCAGCCGGTACTTGTTGTCGTCGAATTTTCCCTTCACCTTGACGTGCATCCCCAGGCGCAGATCTTCCAGGCTGATGCGCAGGCCCCGCTCGTTGTCCTTGACCTCGAACTCCACGTCCTCAGGCACCTCGACCTGATTGCGCCAGATCTCGAAGGCGTTCTGTCCCGGATGAATCCGGGTGATGTATCCCTTGACCTCCCGGTCCTTGCACACCCCCCAGGCCGGCGAGAGCATCAGCGCCGCCGTCAACCACAGCATCGTCTTCCTCATATTGAACTCCGTTCCGTTCCTCTATTCTACAACGTGCCCAATTCAGGCTGACCCTCATTCGGTTGGCTATCGCCGCAGAGGGGGGAGGTGCTGCAGCTCTTGCGGCGGCTGCGTTGATGCAGGGTGGGATTGGCCTTATAATTGGGCGTTTTGGGTTGGGCGTTGGGCCCGGGTTGAGGTCTTGGAAGGACAGGCTGAGATTAGGAAGTAGGCCCCTATGGCGTTGGATCAGTTGGGAGAGTGGGAACGCACGTGCTATTGCGGTGAGGTGGACGAGAGCTTTGTCGACCGCACCGTGACCCTGATGGGATGGGTGGAAACCCGGCGCGATCTGGGCAATCTGATCTTCCTCGATTTGCGTGACCGCGAAGGCGTGGTGCAGTGCGTGGCCTCTCCGGGGCGTCCGGGCGTGTTGG contains:
- a CDS encoding M48 family metalloprotease translates to MRKTMLWLTAALMLSPAWGVCKDREVKGYITRIHPGQNAFEIWRNQVEVPEDVEFEVKDNERGLRISLEDLRLGMHVKVKGKFDDNKYRLTARKITVDADQFENNIQRTAVLYQDLLNLEPAGSGWNGWLRLDGQAIRITPQTVVSFQLNRVEKKLAKEAEKKEDDDFEDEDSEDFEFQPLSSLEDVRAGDICEYTGRRNEDGTVTATRLVFRKNDREKNEEKLFKKLALSEKPSDEGKHGRLQVGGYKFKTYPDQAVTIYVRYVGQRLVPDYQNELPAGDPRKIDFRFYVVDGDKYPNAFAFPNGVIGINTAMLLMLENEAQLAFVLGHEIAHALNEHTYRQLMFHRKKRMAMKIGGIAAAVLGQRQVANTLVLTQAAITNGYQRFLEDQSDRYGLRFAADRGYDLHQSVQVWINMMRNFGDSGSNFFWSSHSSHSERISYLLVEIGNNYPREAAGIDTEQELGSDRYQTHTAALRQDPRLKKLRKRMEKYREKYEKEEGQLRY